A single region of the Elusimicrobium sp. An273 genome encodes:
- a CDS encoding pilin, protein MNKKYINPLLHPAKAGFTLIELLVVVLIIGILSAVALPQYQLSVEKSRLAEVYTVVHKIEQNLTMIELSDAKFASNEEAAEAWLEDVGLPLEEGGVSGLKYAASKHFCYNPSMFGLIIMPKPCTDIDTAEYVMGFMPKSATSERAFMCQGKSDFGKKLCKSLCGAEECSLPW, encoded by the coding sequence ATGAATAAAAAATATATCAATCCTTTATTACATCCGGCAAAAGCCGGTTTTACGCTCATAGAATTGTTGGTTGTAGTGCTGATTATCGGGATACTGTCTGCAGTGGCCTTGCCGCAGTATCAACTTTCCGTGGAAAAAAGCCGTTTGGCGGAAGTTTATACCGTGGTACATAAAATTGAACAAAACTTGACGATGATTGAGCTAAGCGACGCGAAATTTGCCTCTAATGAAGAAGCGGCGGAAGCTTGGCTGGAAGATGTAGGACTTCCCTTGGAAGAAGGAGGGGTAAGCGGACTGAAATACGCGGCAAGCAAACACTTTTGTTACAATCCTTCCATGTTTGGCTTAATTATTATGCCTAAGCCTTGTACGGATATAGATACGGCTGAATATGTGATGGGATTTATGCCAAAAAGCGCAACGAGCGAGCGGGCTTTTATGTGCCAGGGAAAAAGCGATTTCGGGAAAAAGCTATGCAAATCGTTGTGTGGAGCTGAAGAGTGCTCTTTGCCTTGGTAA
- a CDS encoding electron transfer flavoprotein subunit alpha/FixB family protein encodes MNDCKNVWIFAEAQRGKLSPTALELLTAGRQLADDLGEKLCAVLLGYEVEKFAQDLFEHGADVVYVCDDKALENYLDDVYAKVLADMVQKYQPNKFLLPATNLGRSLSAKTAIFVGTGLTADATEVVINKADGQLYATRPTFGGNLMATITCTHTRPEMCSLRPMSYEKAPRQAGRTGEIVRFAFDPKKHTTLAKFVEFIKSQGDGMDLSEAEIIVAGGRGVGKAEGFELLHKLADRLGGAVAASRAPVDSGWIDYRYQVGLTGRTVKPKVYIACGISGQIQHMAGMSGSDVIVAINKDPEAPIMKVANYAVQGDLYDVVPAMLEALK; translated from the coding sequence ATGAACGATTGCAAAAATGTTTGGATTTTCGCCGAGGCGCAGCGCGGCAAACTAAGCCCCACGGCCTTGGAACTTTTAACGGCGGGGCGCCAACTAGCCGACGATTTGGGCGAAAAATTGTGCGCCGTACTGCTGGGCTATGAGGTGGAAAAATTTGCCCAAGATTTGTTTGAACACGGGGCGGACGTCGTATACGTGTGCGACGACAAAGCCTTGGAAAACTATTTGGACGACGTCTACGCCAAAGTGTTGGCCGATATGGTTCAAAAGTATCAGCCGAATAAATTTTTGCTCCCGGCCACCAACTTGGGCCGCTCGCTTTCCGCCAAGACGGCTATTTTCGTGGGCACCGGTCTGACCGCCGACGCCACGGAAGTGGTTATCAATAAGGCCGACGGCCAGCTGTACGCCACGCGCCCTACCTTTGGCGGCAACCTGATGGCGACCATTACCTGCACCCATACGCGCCCGGAAATGTGTTCGCTGCGGCCGATGTCGTACGAAAAAGCGCCGCGCCAAGCGGGGCGCACGGGGGAAATAGTCCGCTTCGCGTTTGACCCGAAAAAACATACGACGCTGGCCAAATTTGTGGAGTTTATCAAAAGCCAGGGCGACGGGATGGACTTGTCGGAAGCGGAAATTATCGTAGCCGGCGGCCGCGGGGTAGGCAAGGCGGAAGGATTTGAACTGCTTCACAAACTGGCTGATCGGCTGGGAGGAGCGGTGGCGGCTTCGCGCGCCCCGGTGGACAGCGGCTGGATTGACTACCGCTACCAAGTGGGGCTGACGGGCCGCACGGTCAAGCCGAAAGTGTATATTGCCTGCGGCATTTCGGGGCAGATTCAGCATATGGCCGGCATGAGCGGCTCGGATGTGATTGTAGCCATTAACAAAGACCCCGAGGCGCCCATTATGAAAGTGGCCAACTATGCGGTGCAAGGCGATTTGTACGACGTAGTGCCCGCTATGTTGGAAGCGTTGAAATAA
- a CDS encoding electron transfer flavoprotein subunit beta/FixA family protein, translating into MHIVACVKQTPKSDNVKIDPATGCLIRSGAASAMNPFDEYALEEAVTLKEQQGGTVSVITMGPPQAEAVLRDSIARGADSVYQLGDVAFAGSDTWSTSYALSKGIEKINAIRPVDLIICGKQTNDSDTGHIGPQISAWLKMPNAAFVKKVVEVKEKSIVVERLTEDGSEVLELPFPCVLSVVKEINSPRVRSVKGRMAAKRAQVTKWTADDIGADKNMLGVKNCPTHVVKSFVPKREVCAVAVEGANGKEKAARLVSLLKEGKYI; encoded by the coding sequence ATGCATATTGTAGCTTGCGTAAAGCAAACCCCGAAGTCGGACAATGTGAAAATAGACCCCGCCACCGGATGCTTAATCCGCTCCGGCGCGGCGAGCGCGATGAACCCTTTTGACGAATACGCCTTGGAAGAAGCCGTTACGTTAAAAGAACAGCAGGGCGGAACGGTGTCCGTCATTACCATGGGCCCGCCGCAGGCCGAGGCCGTGCTGCGCGACAGTATCGCCCGCGGGGCGGACAGCGTCTACCAGCTGGGCGATGTGGCGTTTGCCGGGTCGGACACGTGGTCTACGAGCTATGCGCTTTCCAAAGGCATTGAAAAAATCAACGCCATCCGCCCGGTGGACTTAATCATCTGCGGCAAACAAACCAACGACAGCGACACCGGCCACATCGGCCCGCAAATTTCCGCCTGGCTTAAAATGCCCAACGCGGCGTTTGTGAAAAAAGTGGTGGAAGTGAAGGAAAAATCCATCGTCGTGGAACGCCTGACCGAGGACGGAAGCGAAGTGCTGGAATTGCCGTTTCCGTGCGTGTTGTCGGTCGTGAAAGAAATCAACAGCCCGCGGGTGCGCAGCGTAAAAGGCCGCATGGCCGCCAAACGCGCGCAAGTAACCAAGTGGACGGCGGACGATATCGGCGCGGACAAAAATATGCTGGGCGTGAAAAACTGCCCGACGCACGTGGTAAAATCCTTTGTGCCCAAGCGCGAAGTATGCGCCGTAGCGGTGGAAGGCGCTAACGGCAAAGAAAAAGCCGCCCGTTTGGTGAGCCTTTTAAAAGAAGGGAAATACATTTAA
- a CDS encoding acyl-CoA dehydrogenase family protein, with amino-acid sequence MDYAINEMEQEVLNATRELAQKKLKPLRAEMDAKEQFSNQMLEEYRKSGMMGLWLPEEYGGLGGGITCLAMAFEELSRVCAGLALTPGTTALGAIPMFLAATKEQRERWCPDVASGKKLWAFALTEPEAGSDATALKTTALKDGDFYVVNGTKHFISTGKEADFYTVAVNTNPSRGARGISLLVIEKGTPGFSFGKKEEKMGIRTNPTYELIFENVRVPKENLLGSEGRGLLYLQETLDYSRPGVAAQAVGIAQGALDETIPYLRTRKQFGQPIITFQALGHKIAELAAKTEAGRALVYSLTHRMDTEYLPAVKAALAEGTSVHDELKKLKGQRWTKYSAEAKLFCSNVAMEVADECVTLCGGVAYMRDFPLEKYMRDAKITQIYEGTVHIQKNEIITALIKEYAAKGDEE; translated from the coding sequence ATGGATTACGCAATCAACGAAATGGAGCAGGAAGTTCTAAACGCTACGCGTGAACTGGCCCAAAAAAAGCTCAAACCTTTGCGTGCGGAAATGGACGCCAAAGAACAATTTTCCAACCAAATGCTGGAAGAATACCGCAAGTCCGGCATGATGGGGCTGTGGCTGCCCGAAGAATACGGCGGCTTGGGCGGGGGGATTACCTGCCTGGCCATGGCGTTTGAAGAGCTTTCCCGCGTGTGCGCGGGCTTGGCGCTTACGCCCGGCACTACGGCGCTGGGGGCGATTCCGATGTTTCTGGCGGCCACCAAAGAACAGCGCGAACGCTGGTGCCCGGACGTAGCCAGTGGCAAAAAGCTGTGGGCCTTTGCGCTGACCGAGCCCGAAGCCGGCTCCGACGCCACCGCCCTTAAAACCACCGCCCTTAAAGACGGCGATTTTTACGTGGTAAACGGCACGAAACATTTCATCTCCACCGGCAAAGAAGCCGATTTTTACACCGTAGCCGTCAACACCAATCCTTCCCGCGGGGCACGCGGCATTTCGCTGCTCGTGATTGAAAAGGGCACGCCGGGCTTTTCCTTCGGCAAAAAAGAGGAAAAGATGGGCATCCGCACCAACCCGACGTATGAACTGATTTTTGAAAACGTGCGCGTACCGAAAGAAAACCTGCTGGGCAGCGAAGGGCGCGGTCTTCTTTACTTGCAGGAAACGCTGGATTATTCCCGCCCGGGCGTGGCGGCGCAGGCCGTGGGCATTGCGCAAGGCGCGCTGGATGAAACGATCCCGTACCTGCGCACGCGCAAGCAATTCGGCCAGCCGATTATCACTTTCCAGGCGCTGGGGCATAAAATTGCCGAACTGGCCGCCAAGACTGAAGCCGGCCGGGCGCTGGTGTACAGCCTGACGCACCGGATGGATACCGAATATCTGCCGGCGGTAAAGGCGGCGTTGGCGGAAGGCACCAGCGTGCACGACGAACTCAAAAAATTAAAAGGCCAACGCTGGACGAAATACAGCGCCGAAGCCAAGCTGTTCTGCTCCAACGTGGCCATGGAAGTGGCCGACGAATGCGTGACGCTGTGCGGCGGCGTGGCCTATATGCGCGATTTCCCGCTGGAAAAATACATGCGCGACGCCAAAATCACCCAAATTTACGAAGGGACCGTGCACATTCAAAAGAACGAAATCATCACGGCTCTCATTAAAGAATACGCCGCTAAAGGCGACGAGGAGTAA
- a CDS encoding glycosyltransferase family 4 protein, whose translation MEKTKILYFITRMDQGGAQASVLTTIKTINKQQFETYLATGPGGRLDGRFKNDTQHVFFITALRHDIRAKYFFHDLVALFQMGRILRRVKPDIVHTNAPKAGVLGRIAARIFWRKAKVVHTFHGLGFAKEHGEKQFKFFVAVEKFCAKFTDVLVFVSRRNAAEAKQLGIGKGVRTELIRAGVNFNPILPLKFDPVAKKASLKIPANAKVVLALANFKPLKNPIHFVLAAYKVLSQMKNVYFIFTGDGPLKETAVNLAKNLSIEKQVIFPGWRNDALELLAICDVYASVSLREGLPMSLLEAMSMRVPAVCYDVDGIGEVITNNKTGFLVAPNDINTFADKLKVLLRHASLRERFEAAIDHRDFSEFTASTMVKKQERLYRSLVPPTKKNGGKRRFFRRRRHFKKFNPGEK comes from the coding sequence ATGGAAAAGACAAAAATACTCTACTTCATCACCCGTATGGATCAGGGCGGCGCGCAGGCCAGCGTGCTGACGACGATAAAAACCATCAACAAACAGCAGTTTGAAACGTATCTGGCCACCGGCCCTGGCGGCCGTTTGGACGGACGCTTCAAAAACGATACGCAGCATGTGTTTTTTATTACGGCGCTTCGACACGACATCCGCGCCAAGTACTTTTTTCACGACTTGGTCGCCCTTTTTCAAATGGGGCGCATTTTGCGCCGCGTCAAGCCGGACATCGTGCACACCAACGCCCCCAAAGCCGGCGTACTGGGGCGCATTGCCGCGCGGATTTTTTGGCGCAAGGCCAAAGTGGTGCATACGTTCCACGGGCTGGGCTTTGCCAAAGAACACGGCGAAAAGCAGTTTAAATTTTTTGTGGCGGTGGAAAAATTCTGCGCCAAATTTACCGATGTGTTGGTGTTTGTGTCCCGCCGCAACGCCGCCGAAGCCAAGCAATTGGGCATTGGCAAAGGCGTGCGGACGGAGCTCATCCGCGCGGGCGTAAATTTCAACCCGATCCTGCCGCTTAAATTTGACCCCGTGGCCAAAAAAGCTTCCTTAAAAATTCCCGCCAATGCCAAAGTGGTGCTGGCGCTGGCCAATTTTAAACCGCTTAAAAACCCCATTCACTTTGTGCTGGCGGCCTATAAGGTGCTGAGCCAAATGAAAAACGTGTATTTTATTTTCACGGGGGACGGCCCGCTGAAAGAAACAGCGGTAAACCTGGCTAAAAATTTAAGCATAGAAAAGCAGGTTATTTTCCCCGGCTGGCGCAACGACGCGCTGGAACTGCTGGCCATTTGCGACGTGTACGCCAGCGTATCGTTGCGGGAAGGGCTGCCAATGTCTTTGTTGGAGGCGATGTCTATGCGGGTGCCCGCGGTATGTTATGACGTGGACGGCATCGGCGAAGTAATTACCAACAACAAAACCGGTTTTTTGGTGGCGCCCAACGACATCAACACCTTTGCCGATAAGCTCAAAGTGCTTTTGCGTCACGCTTCGTTGCGCGAACGCTTTGAAGCGGCCATTGACCACCGCGATTTTTCGGAATTTACGGCTTCCACCATGGTCAAAAAGCAGGAACGCCTGTACAGAAGTTTGGTGCCGCCCACCAAGAAAAACGGCGGGAAAAGACGTTTTTTCAGAAGACGCAGACATTTCAAAAAGTTTAACCCTGGAGAGAAATAA
- a CDS encoding SpoIID/LytB domain-containing protein: MKKCLLLSVILGVAAGLPGLAWGAAETAADNAASEEEAVQTVSKSTLAATRVDSKLNETVLHKSVLDYYLPADIAAVAKKCAAGEIDECYFSFKTFENASDAKTAAAANLELAVLSLQRGLVKQAVKYIDQACAFNPDDPFAELTRGWILLSSGKYKKARKSFQDLLYLTADFEYVSSAKLGTALAWYLDGDKEKAATELQYLYTSNPYTISFVSYMLGRIASEMKSSRKLAPVFLQQSLTHDARNYAAVELFAQLSEKEKNDLRAWQYYATLYSLDPDNKDLAKKIEKYAKKLGDKSIDYLFYLRLEQPIVHEMLSTPSEKVKMALYANREQIPQELLSFSLMPSGTMRVEDEKLGEVLRSPSYIQKTIVFNPQTGGVDFTNDKGHVEFSAKRPFTVTVENPNKTLLVREATAQNIFAADLSDKELKGTLIVIPTPQGIKLVNEVYAEDLIPALLATQVQDITHDSALKALAVVFRSALLQAVQDHQDQPYHITDNDLHFKFKGINLIFKNLLDASKESAKIRLTEAQAGAYADCGVLTADSLENTADKPGYIFSPANVSKYLLSNPPADLYSRPQDPTQWAGIKWMYLYDGKEIENRIAYKQNIGKLRALTPTSFTEKGRILSMRFEGSKGSYEAKTPQEVAFILSAGTMRSNLFDIVPFYKGKNIKSVLVRGYDTGLGYGLCLQGADGLAKQGADYMAIIKYYFPQARILDTTTGTIK; the protein is encoded by the coding sequence ATGAAGAAATGTTTGCTTTTATCGGTTATTTTAGGGGTAGCCGCAGGGCTGCCGGGCTTGGCTTGGGGCGCAGCGGAAACGGCCGCCGACAACGCCGCTTCGGAAGAAGAAGCGGTGCAAACGGTCAGCAAATCCACGCTGGCGGCAACGCGGGTGGACAGCAAGTTAAACGAAACCGTACTGCATAAAAGCGTGCTGGACTATTATTTGCCAGCGGACATTGCGGCGGTAGCCAAAAAATGCGCGGCGGGCGAAATAGACGAATGCTACTTTTCTTTTAAAACGTTTGAAAACGCGTCCGACGCCAAAACGGCGGCCGCGGCCAATTTGGAATTGGCGGTGCTTTCCCTGCAGCGGGGGCTGGTCAAACAGGCCGTTAAATATATAGACCAAGCCTGCGCTTTTAACCCCGACGATCCCTTTGCCGAGCTGACGCGCGGTTGGATTTTGCTTTCTTCGGGCAAATATAAAAAAGCCCGCAAATCTTTTCAGGACTTGCTGTACCTGACGGCCGATTTTGAGTACGTTTCTTCCGCCAAGCTGGGCACGGCGCTGGCGTGGTACTTGGACGGCGACAAAGAAAAAGCCGCCACCGAGCTGCAGTATCTCTACACTTCTAATCCCTACACCATTTCTTTTGTATCGTATATGCTGGGGCGGATAGCGTCGGAAATGAAATCTTCGCGCAAGCTGGCGCCGGTGTTTTTGCAGCAATCGCTGACGCATGACGCGCGCAATTATGCGGCGGTGGAATTGTTTGCCCAACTGTCCGAAAAAGAAAAAAACGACCTGCGCGCCTGGCAGTATTACGCCACCCTCTACAGCTTGGATCCCGATAATAAAGACCTTGCCAAAAAAATTGAAAAATACGCCAAAAAGCTGGGCGATAAAAGCATTGACTATCTGTTTTACCTGCGCCTGGAGCAGCCCATTGTGCACGAGATGCTTTCCACCCCTTCCGAAAAAGTAAAAATGGCGCTTTACGCCAACCGCGAACAAATCCCGCAGGAATTGCTTTCGTTTTCGCTGATGCCTTCTGGCACCATGCGGGTGGAAGATGAAAAACTGGGGGAAGTGCTGCGCTCTCCTTCTTACATTCAAAAAACGATCGTTTTTAACCCGCAGACGGGCGGGGTGGACTTTACCAACGATAAAGGCCATGTGGAATTTTCGGCCAAGCGTCCGTTCACCGTTACGGTGGAAAACCCCAACAAAACGCTTTTGGTGCGCGAAGCCACCGCCCAAAACATTTTTGCGGCGGATCTAAGCGACAAAGAATTAAAAGGCACCCTGATCGTAATTCCCACGCCGCAGGGCATTAAACTTGTAAACGAAGTGTATGCCGAAGATTTAATCCCCGCCTTGCTGGCCACCCAAGTGCAGGACATTACCCACGATTCCGCCCTCAAGGCGCTGGCGGTGGTGTTCCGCTCGGCCCTGCTGCAGGCGGTTCAAGATCATCAGGATCAGCCCTATCACATTACCGATAACGACCTGCATTTTAAATTTAAAGGCATCAACCTGATTTTTAAAAATTTGTTAGACGCATCCAAAGAATCCGCTAAAATCCGCCTGACCGAAGCCCAGGCCGGCGCCTACGCCGACTGCGGGGTTCTGACCGCGGATTCCTTGGAAAACACGGCGGATAAACCGGGCTATATTTTCTCGCCCGCCAACGTCAGCAAATACCTGCTTTCCAACCCGCCGGCGGATTTGTACTCCCGCCCGCAGGATCCGACCCAATGGGCCGGCATTAAGTGGATGTATTTGTACGATGGAAAAGAGATAGAAAACCGCATCGCCTACAAACAAAACATCGGCAAACTGCGCGCGCTTACGCCTACTTCGTTTACGGAAAAGGGGCGCATTTTGTCCATGCGGTTTGAAGGCAGCAAAGGCTCGTACGAAGCCAAAACCCCGCAGGAGGTCGCGTTTATTTTAAGCGCGGGCACGATGCGCTCCAACCTGTTTGATATAGTGCCGTTTTATAAGGGCAAAAATATCAAAAGCGTCTTGGTGCGCGGTTATGACACGGGGCTTGGATACGGGCTTTGCCTGCAGGGGGCGGACGGTTTAGCCAAACAAGGCGCGGACTATATGGCAATTATCAAGTATTATTTCCCGCAGGCCCGCATCTTGGATACTACCACAGGAACAATTAAATAA
- the tig gene encoding trigger factor has translation MSIFKTAQSGEVKTQQVKKEGCRVTLSVEASPELVTKSFQNAAVQVQSRAQMQGFRAGKVPLDLVKQNFAGHIKERALDLTVKAAINAAITDAKLDAVAVPTLTKADFMNFAEGKAFPFEIAVDVAPEFEVKDYKGIEIAKKPETATEQDVAENLNRVLDANARLESAAEGAVIDDKCYAVIHYSGKRNGTDDYKLSADSELVDMSAPQTMPGLAEGIKGLKKGDVKDIETKEGNDTISYHVTVDDIKNKIVPALDDSFAKDMGFDTLDALKAKVKESLDEEAKQNARRDEVAQIENHLVKMNQFDLPQSLVEEYTESSLNNFVRSMTQLKPEQLTADQKKAFEERIRPSVEKDLRIGYIVHAIAKKENLEATEADWKAELDKSIAANSQNKEDEKKIKAFFNERKAHILATLSERKVFDFIKEQAKYK, from the coding sequence ATGTCCATCTTCAAAACTGCCCAGAGCGGGGAAGTAAAAACCCAACAAGTGAAAAAAGAAGGCTGCCGCGTAACGCTTTCGGTGGAAGCCTCCCCGGAACTGGTTACCAAAAGCTTTCAAAACGCCGCCGTGCAAGTCCAATCCCGTGCGCAAATGCAAGGTTTCCGCGCCGGCAAAGTACCGTTGGACTTGGTCAAACAAAATTTTGCCGGACATATTAAGGAACGCGCGTTGGACTTAACGGTCAAAGCCGCCATCAACGCCGCCATCACGGACGCCAAGCTGGACGCCGTGGCCGTCCCCACGCTGACCAAAGCCGATTTTATGAACTTTGCGGAAGGAAAAGCCTTCCCGTTTGAAATTGCGGTGGATGTGGCGCCGGAATTTGAAGTAAAAGATTACAAAGGCATTGAAATTGCCAAAAAACCGGAAACCGCTACCGAACAGGACGTGGCCGAAAATTTAAACCGCGTGCTGGACGCCAACGCCCGCTTGGAAAGCGCGGCCGAAGGCGCGGTGATTGACGATAAATGCTACGCCGTTATTCACTACAGCGGCAAACGCAACGGTACGGACGATTATAAATTAAGCGCCGACAGCGAACTGGTGGATATGTCCGCCCCGCAGACGATGCCCGGCTTGGCCGAAGGCATTAAAGGCCTCAAAAAAGGCGACGTAAAAGACATTGAAACCAAAGAAGGCAACGATACGATTTCCTACCACGTAACGGTGGACGATATTAAAAACAAAATCGTGCCCGCGTTGGACGATTCTTTCGCCAAGGACATGGGCTTTGACACGCTGGACGCGCTGAAAGCCAAAGTCAAAGAAAGCCTGGACGAAGAAGCCAAGCAAAACGCCCGCCGCGACGAAGTGGCCCAAATCGAAAACCACTTGGTTAAAATGAACCAGTTTGATTTGCCGCAGAGCCTGGTGGAAGAATATACGGAATCTTCTTTAAATAACTTTGTGCGCAGCATGACCCAGCTCAAACCCGAACAGCTGACGGCCGACCAGAAAAAAGCGTTTGAAGAACGCATCCGCCCCAGCGTAGAGAAGGATTTGCGCATCGGATACATCGTGCACGCCATTGCCAAAAAGGAAAACCTGGAAGCCACCGAGGCCGACTGGAAAGCCGAATTGGACAAGAGCATCGCCGCCAATTCTCAAAATAAAGAAGACGAAAAGAAAATCAAAGCTTTCTTCAACGAACGCAAAGCGCACATTTTGGCTACGCTCAGCGAACGCAAAGTGTTTGATTTCATCAAAGAACAGGCGAAATACAAATAA
- a CDS encoding DUF885 family protein, giving the protein MKRTLLPALAGCLACLAFAVPAAAQPAFDFEDIDTLLEDNALNDAANRYASVLLSFFPERATRLGFSSANSKLTDRSASNNALALNALRSVKEMTDQITPSQLSKANQTDLLLLQNALAADIWQLEQNRPETDPLYYTEAFDAIYDLMLKKTTSSAQQRADLLARVNALPQVALQAQSNLIQPPAFLSQLAMERAYYAYLSFDEVTDFLLQGVEDEVSISQIKRDGQTAKRAIKQMFDWFKSLSQEQNTQDFRLGTEAYAQILKDRYQITEKPAKLEKKLQKEFLSAQKNLALALEPFTMETAEEEVTVVDDLNAKPTVQQTPAKTKKKGKFVPPSAQDFYKAAQRVAAAPAGGDLIRALSQDAASLAQFFEQDGTLPASAIRFSVKQMPAFYAYTQAYLFVPPFGNQLSPSSDLFLRLPSGNKLARQEQLKKDFNAPVRKLLLSGELVPGRYYQTVAGKNLSAIRRLYPSRSLANGWSAYAQRLARERGYLVTDEDLLFLAWNEYRRAAAALVDVRLQTKEYSYADALNFLVTENGFEQEEAETLLKDISAHPAESLSYIYGLQSLENARQKYAKKEGKEFNLSAFHSLVLQAGNVPPDQLEKEIKRLKK; this is encoded by the coding sequence ATGAAAAGAACCCTATTGCCGGCTTTGGCAGGCTGTTTGGCCTGCTTGGCCTTTGCAGTGCCCGCGGCGGCGCAGCCCGCTTTTGATTTTGAAGACATAGATACCCTTTTGGAAGACAATGCGCTAAACGATGCCGCCAACCGCTATGCTTCCGTACTCTTGTCTTTCTTTCCGGAACGTGCCACCCGGCTGGGGTTTTCTTCGGCCAATTCCAAATTGACCGACCGCTCCGCCTCCAACAACGCGTTGGCGTTAAATGCGCTGCGTTCCGTAAAAGAAATGACGGATCAAATTACGCCTTCCCAGCTTTCAAAAGCCAACCAAACCGATTTGCTCCTCTTGCAAAACGCACTGGCTGCGGATATTTGGCAATTGGAACAAAACCGCCCCGAAACGGATCCCTTATATTATACGGAAGCGTTTGACGCCATTTACGATTTGATGCTTAAAAAAACGACGTCTTCCGCCCAGCAACGGGCCGATTTGCTGGCCCGCGTGAATGCCTTGCCCCAAGTAGCCCTTCAAGCTCAATCCAACCTGATTCAGCCGCCTGCTTTTCTTTCGCAGCTGGCCATGGAAAGAGCCTACTACGCGTATTTGTCGTTTGATGAAGTAACCGACTTTCTGCTCCAAGGCGTGGAAGACGAAGTCTCCATCTCCCAAATCAAGCGCGACGGGCAAACCGCCAAACGCGCCATTAAACAAATGTTTGACTGGTTTAAAAGCTTATCCCAAGAACAGAACACGCAAGATTTCCGTTTGGGCACAGAGGCCTATGCCCAAATTCTAAAAGACCGGTACCAAATCACGGAAAAACCGGCCAAATTGGAAAAGAAACTGCAAAAGGAATTCTTGTCCGCGCAGAAAAATTTAGCGCTGGCCTTGGAGCCGTTTACCATGGAAACGGCCGAAGAGGAAGTAACCGTTGTAGACGATTTAAACGCCAAACCTACCGTGCAGCAAACCCCGGCCAAAACAAAGAAAAAAGGCAAATTTGTCCCTCCATCCGCGCAGGATTTTTATAAGGCCGCCCAGCGGGTGGCCGCCGCGCCCGCCGGCGGGGATTTAATTCGCGCGCTCTCCCAAGATGCCGCCTCCTTGGCCCAATTTTTTGAACAAGACGGCACCCTGCCCGCCAGCGCCATTCGCTTTTCCGTCAAACAAATGCCGGCGTTTTACGCCTACACGCAGGCCTATTTGTTTGTACCGCCTTTTGGCAACCAGCTTTCCCCCTCTTCGGATTTGTTCCTGCGGCTGCCTTCCGGCAACAAATTGGCCCGCCAGGAACAACTGAAAAAGGATTTCAACGCGCCGGTTCGCAAATTGCTTTTAAGCGGAGAATTGGTGCCCGGCCGATACTATCAAACCGTGGCCGGGAAAAATTTATCCGCTATCCGCCGCTTGTATCCGTCCCGCAGTTTGGCCAACGGCTGGAGCGCCTACGCCCAGCGCTTGGCGCGGGAACGCGGATATCTGGTAACGGATGAAGACTTGCTGTTTTTGGCGTGGAATGAATACCGCCGCGCCGCCGCGGCGTTGGTGGACGTACGGCTGCAAACCAAAGAATACTCATACGCGGACGCGCTGAACTTTCTGGTAACGGAAAACGGCTTTGAACAGGAAGAAGCGGAAACCCTGCTAAAAGACATTTCGGCGCACCCGGCCGAAAGCCTCAGCTATATCTACGGATTGCAATCCCTTGAAAACGCCCGCCAAAAATACGCCAAGAAAGAAGGAAAAGAATTTAATTTGTCTGCCTTTCATTCCCTGGTACTGCAAGCGGGCAATGTACCGCCCGACCAGTTAGAAAAAGAAATCAAACGCTTGAAAAAATAG